A section of the Chlorocebus sabaeus isolate Y175 chromosome 17, mChlSab1.0.hap1, whole genome shotgun sequence genome encodes:
- the LOC103222001 gene encoding histone H2B type 1-C/E/F/G/I: MPEPAKSAPAPKKGSKKAVTKAQKKDGKKRKRSRKESYSVYVYKVLKQVHPDTGISSKAMGIMNSFVNDIFERIAGEASRLAHYNKRSTITSREIQTAVRLLLPGELAKHAVSEGTKAVTKYTSSK, encoded by the coding sequence ATGCCTGAGCCAGCTAAGTCAGCTCCTGCTCCGAAGAAGGGCTCCAAGAAGGCTGTGACCAAGGCGCAAAAGAAGGATGGCAAGAAGCGCAAGCGCAGCCGTAAGGAGAGCTACTCCGTGTACGTGTACAAGGTGCTGAAACAGGTTCACCCCGATACCGGCATCTCATCGAAAGCCATGGGCATCATGAATTCCTTTGTAAACGACATCTTCGAGCGCATCGCAGGCGAGGCTTCCCGCCTGGCGCACTACAACAAGCGCTCCACCATCACCTCCAGGGAGATCCAGACAGCCGTGCGACTGCTGCTTCCCGGAGAGCTGGCCAAGCACGCAGTGTCTGAAGGTACTAAGGCTGTCACCAAGTATACAAGCTCCAAGTAA
- the LOC103222003 gene encoding histone H2A type 1-B: MSGRGKQGGKARAKAKTRSSRAGLQFPVGRVHRLLRKGNYSERVGAGAPVYLAAVLEYLTAEILELAGNAARDNKKTRIIPRHLQLAIRNDEELNKLLGRVTIAQGGVLPNIQAVLLPKKTESHHKAKGK; the protein is encoded by the coding sequence ATGTCTGGACGTGGAAAGCAAGGCGGCAAAGCTCGGGCAAAGGCTAAAACGCGTTCTTCCAGGGCCGGGCTTCAGTTTCCAGTCGGCCGTGTCCACCGCCTCCTCCGCAAGGGCAACTATTCCGAACGAGTCGGGGCTGGCGCACCCGTGTACCTGGCGGCGGTGCTGGAATATCTGACCGCTGAGATCTTGGAGCTAGCTGGCAACGCGGCTCGCGACAACAAGAAGACCCGCATCATCCCGCGCCACCTGCAGCTAGCCATCCGCAACGACGAGGAGCTAAATAAGCTTCTAGGTCGCGTGACCATTGCGCAGGGCGGTGTCCTTCCCAACATCCAGGCCGTGCTGCTGCCTAAGAAGACGGAGAGCCACCATAAGGCCAAGGGCAAGTGA
- the LOC103222005 gene encoding histone H3.1, whose amino-acid sequence MARTKQTARKSTGGKAPRKQLATKAARKSAPATGGVKKPHRYRPGTVALREIRRYQKSTELLIRKLPFQRLVREIAQDFKTDLRFQSSAVMALQEACEAYLVGLFEDTNLCAIHAKRVTIMPKDIQLARRIRGERA is encoded by the coding sequence ATGGCGCGTACTAAGCAGACCGCTCGTAAATCCACAGGCGGTAAAGCACCGCGCAAGCAGCTGGCCACTAAAGCAGCTCGCAAAAGCGCTCCAGCCACGGGTGGCGTGAAGAAGCCTCATCGCTACCGCCCTGGTACCGTGGCTTTGCGCGAGATTCGTCGCTACCAGAAGTCCACCGAGCTTCTTATCCGGAAGCTGCCGTTTCAGCGCCTGGTGCGAGAAATcgctcaggacttcaagaccgACCTGCGCTTTCAGAGTTCCGCTGTGATGGCGCTGCAGGAGGCCTGCGAGGCTTACTTGGTGGGGCTTTTTGAGGACACCAACCTGTGCGCTATCCATGCCAAACGCGTCACCATCATGCCTAAGGACATCCAGCTTGCCCGCCGCATTCGTGGCGAGAGAGCGTAA